A region from the Nostoc sp. HK-01 genome encodes:
- a CDS encoding short-chain dehydrogenase/reductase SDR encodes MELVNKVALVTGGSSGIGRETAKLFASEGAKVAIADIDTTGGLSLLEEIKNSGGDAMFCTCDVSNESQVQDWITNVVNQWQHIDILVANAGILAIGSVEEASNLDWDKVLGTNVKGYAFCAKYAIPHIRKRGGGAIVNVASIAALIAFPGFALYNTTKGAVLQLTRSLAHDLATENIRVNCVCPGVIETFQTQQFADWQGLTKEEVINQLAATVPMKRIGKPQEVAQAILFLASEKASYITATSLVIDGGYTVQ; translated from the coding sequence ATGGAGCTAGTAAATAAAGTAGCCTTAGTTACTGGGGGTAGTTCTGGTATTGGGCGAGAAACAGCTAAACTTTTTGCCTCTGAAGGTGCTAAAGTGGCGATCGCTGATATTGATACTACAGGTGGTTTATCACTGCTGGAAGAAATAAAAAATAGTGGTGGAGATGCAATGTTTTGCACCTGCGATGTTAGTAATGAAAGTCAGGTGCAAGATTGGATAACAAATGTTGTGAATCAATGGCAACATATAGATATTTTGGTTGCTAATGCGGGAATTTTAGCGATTGGTTCTGTGGAAGAAGCTTCCAATTTGGATTGGGATAAAGTTTTAGGAACAAATGTTAAAGGCTATGCTTTCTGTGCTAAATATGCTATTCCACATATCCGTAAGCGTGGTGGTGGAGCTATTGTCAACGTAGCATCTATAGCTGCTTTGATTGCCTTTCCCGGTTTTGCATTATATAACACAACCAAAGGAGCCGTTCTGCAATTAACCCGAAGTCTAGCTCATGACCTAGCAACTGAAAACATCAGAGTAAATTGTGTTTGTCCAGGTGTAATTGAGACATTCCAAACCCAACAATTCGCCGACTGGCAAGGTCTGACAAAAGAAGAGGTAATTAATCAACTTGCGGCTACAGTTCCCATGAAACGTATAGGAAAACCACAAGAAGTAGCTCAAGCTATTCTATTTCTTGCCTCTGAAAAAGCTTCATATATTACAGCAACATCACTTGTGATTGATGGGGGATATACAGTGCAGTAA